One segment of Etheostoma cragini isolate CJK2018 chromosome 23, CSU_Ecrag_1.0, whole genome shotgun sequence DNA contains the following:
- the LOC117939054 gene encoding T-complex protein 1 subunit beta-like, with amino-acid sequence MASLSMAPVNIFRHGADEEKAETARLSSFIGAIAIGDLVKSTLGPKGMVGPPNLQTWFFFYYYTDIRSIPGDLGGLPPAGDDGLWVDLLGDQQLGLLQQQRWFKKQQRQRPPDLVVLARQSCESLDWKKGVSPAEVEGKHRLLHRLLRHHVVENGVPEDLRQGRVRHPQNAVELCPHKHGPGFINRLPELLVQDGQIPDLEQKTTPSGCSEMLMAKVVSDLANRTPGKEAVAMESFAKALMMLPTIIADNAGYDSADLVAQLRAAHMENNTTCGLNMAEGTVGNMAELGITESFQVKRQVLLSASEAAEMILRVDNIIKAAPRKRVPDHHPC; translated from the exons ATG GCGTCCTTATCGATGGCCCCGGTCAACATCTTCAGACATGGAGCTGACGAGGAGAAAGCTGAGACTGCACGACTG TCGTCCTTCATTGGTGCCATAGCCATCGGAGATCTGGTGAAGAGCACTCTGGGCCCGAAGGGGATGGTAGGTCCTCCTAATCTCCAGACCTGgttcttcttttattattatacagaTATCAGA AGCATCCCTGGCGACCTGGGTGGCCTTCCTCCAGCCGGAGATGATGGTCTGTGGGTGGATCTTCTTGGAGATCAGCAGCTCGGCCTCCTGCAACAACAGAGGTGGTTTAAAAAGCAGCAGCG GCAACGTCCCCCTGATCTGGTTGTACTGGCGAGACAATCTTGTGAGTCCCTGGACTGGAAAAAGGGGGTCTCACCTGCTGAGGTAGAAGGAAAACACCGGCTCCTCCACCGCCTTCTGCGCCACCATGTTGTCGAAAACGGGGTTCCCGAGGATCTCCGCCAGGGACGGGTACGCCATCCCCAGAACGCCGTCGAACTTTGCCCTCACAAACACGGACCCGGGTTCATAAACCGACTCCCCGAACTCCTGGTTCAGGACGGACAGATCCCCGACCTGGAGCAGAAGACAACT ccgtcaggCTGCTCTGAGATGCTAATGGCCAAGGTGGTGAGCGATCTGGCCAATAGGACGCCAGGAAAGGAGGCGGTCGCCATGGAGTCATTTGCCAAGGCTCTGATGATG CTGCCGACCATCATCGCCGACAACGCCGGCTACGACAGCGCCGACCTGGTGGCTCAGCTGAGAGCGGCACACATGGAGAACAACACCACCTGCGGGCTGA ATATGGCTGAAGGTACGGTGGGCAACATGGCCGAGCTGGGGATCACCGAGTCCTTCCAGGTGAAGCGCCAGGTGCTGCTGAGCGCGTCCGAAGCCGCCGAGATGATCCTGAGAGTCGACAACATCATCAAAGCTGCGCCCAG gaAGAGAGTTCCCGATCATCACCCCTGctag